The genomic region TATTCTGCGGCAAATGCTGATGATTTTTTTGCGGATTCTTTTGTTTCCTATGTTCACGTAGTTTTAGAAAAGAAACCTTGGGAATTGGAAATATTAAAGAATGATAAACCGATCTTCAAAATGGGAAACGGTATCACGACAGATTCCCTGGAAGTTCAGAGAAAAATTTTAGAAAAAATTCTTTCTCAGTAATTCTTTCACACGCAGAGGTGCAAAGACGCAGAGTTTTTGAGTTTGTAGGAGTTCCAACACGAGGTTAAAATGCATGTAGGAGTTCCTACATGAGGTCTTACTTGCCAATTTCAAGTGTAGGAATTCCTGCGTGACAATTAAAGCATAAGTATATGTTTTCTCTCTGCGACTCCGTGTCTCTGCGTGAAAAGAACTTTGCGCCTCTTTGAATCTCCGTGCCTCTGCGTGAGAATATCTCTGAGACTCACTTTTCTCTACATCTCAAAGTTTAAACTTATCCACAGACTTCAAAAGTCCTTCCGATTGTTGGTGCATTTCACCTGAATAAGAAGTGAGATCATCCGCTCCGGAAGCAACTTCCTGGGTTCCCTCCGAGATACTTACTATCGTTTTAGTGATCTCGTCAGTAGCCCTCTTCTGTTCCTGGACCGCTTCCTCGATCTGTAAACTAAAACTCATTAAGAAATTCGCAGATTGATGAATGTCCTGTGTATTCTTCTCTTGGGTACGAACGGATTCCAGCACCTTCTTCGCAGATAATCCGAAGGAATCCACTGAGGTTCTCAATTTACGAAGTATATCACTCGCCTCTTTCACCTTAGTGTTCCCGTTATGGACCGCATTATTCGTGGAATCCACAAGCTCTCCTATCTCCTGCACGGAAGAAGAAGTCTGAGACGCAAGCTTACTGATCTCTTCTGCAACTACAGCAAACCCTTTACCTGCTTCTCCTGCTCTTGCAGCTTCGATTGCAGCATTCAATGCAAGAAGATTTGTTTTTTCAGAAATTTCAGTGATAATGGATAAGATCTCGTTAATACGACTCGCACTTTCTCCAATCTCATCCATAGCCTGATTCGTTGCACCCATCGCATTCTCACCGGTAACTGCTCGTTCCTGGGATTCGGATGCGACTTGAGATAATGTTTGCATCTCGTTGTTAATGGTGCCTATCTGCTCACGAAGAAGAACTACGTTCGTATCTATCTCCTTCATATTCTCTATCGCTTTTTCCATGGACCTACGAACATTCTCCGCGGATGCGGCAAGTTCTTCTACTGCTGCAGACGATTCCTCCGCTGCTGACGCTTGTGCTTGGGCTACATCCGAGAAGTTACGACTGGATTCCGCCATTTGATCAGAAGTGCTATTCAGTTTAGTTGAAGAAGTTTTGATATCCAAGATGATCTTGGAAAGATTCACCTTCATCATATCCATTGACTTGAGTAGTTTTCCTATCTCATCTTCTCTTGCTATTTCTATATGAGAAGTCAAATCTCCATCCGCTATTTTCTCCGAGAAACCGATCGCTTCCAAGAGTCCTAAAGTAATGAGTCGATTGAAGATCAAATTCAGAATGATCAGTATCACTACCATGATCACAAGTGAAGACAAAATTGTCTGCAGGATCACCCCTCTCATATCGGACCAAAAGATAGAATCAGGGATGGATACTTCTACGGCCCAAGGTTTATCATAATTTCCTAATAAAAATGGAAAAAAATGATGTCCTTCTCCGCCTCCATGCAGAGAGAAAGGTTTTCCTTTAGCGATCCCTTCCGTGATCTGCTTCAACCATTCTTCGTCCGGGTTCTTTTTCCCGACCAAAGAAGGATCCTTCCCATTTGCGGCATACGTCCCATTTGGAGAAACAAGTGTAAGATAACCTTCTCCCCTAAACGGTTTGATCGGTCCCAATAGTTCCTGCAAGTTTTCCATAGCGAGGTCAATGCCCACTACTCCTGAAAAACTTCCTCCTCTAAATACCGGTTTCACTAAGGAAACCATAAGTACATCCTTTCCACCTACAGGATATGAAAATGGATCCGCGACAAAATCATGAAGTGTCTTTTTAGGAACAGTATAGAATGCCCCGGACTCATCCAGATTTTCGTAATATATCACAGGCTCTACGGTAACTGCACCTTTAGATTTGTTTATATAAGGCACGAATCTTCCTGTGCCGTCATGATAAGGAGGTTTATTCTTAAATCTTGCATCCTGTCCGTCGAAACCGTTAGGTTCAAATACGACCCAGGTCCCGAAATAATATTGATTGGCCTCCACCAATTTCCAAAGAGCGGCTACCACTTCTTCTCTTGCAGGTTTAGAAGATTCTAATATAAATTGGGTTCCCCTAAGGGAACCCAATGCGGAATCCAAAAAGTCCTTTACCTCATAGGCAAATCTTTCTCCGGCCATTCTAGACCCGTCTTCCACCTGATACTTCAGGCTGAAATACGATCCGATAGAGTTGATTACGGTCAAAATAACCGAACCCGAAAGTAAAACTATCGATAGATAAAGTGAAATCCTGAAGCGAATACTCATTTTACATATTCCTTATATACTTAGAAGTTTTGGCTGAACCCTATACTGAACCAAACCAAATGAGAAGGAATTTTCTGCAGAAGATAAGACTCTCTTACTGATTGCCTCAATTGGTCCGGTATAGAAGTGGAGGAATTGATAAAATCCAATACCAACTGATTGGCAGGACCGTTCACCTTTCCAGGATCCACGATCTTACCGTCCTTGGAAGTGGTATTTACATAACCACCAGTCGCTCCGTAATAATTATCTGTATCATACATATATAAATTAGGTCTATATACGTCCGCCGCCTTCACGAAAAACTTTCCGAAAAAGAAAGTGATCGTAGAAGTTATATCCTGGATCCCGTATCTATTATCCACGATATTATTACTCATCGCATAACCTATATTCACCTGAGGAAGTATCCTGAAAAAATTCCCTTCAAAGAACTCATGCCCCATCGTTAAAGACAGATAATTTTTACCCGCCATCAAGCCTGCATTTTCCTGAGAGAATTGAGTATAAAATGAAATTGTAGGATTCGCCCATTGCAAGAAAGGCAATTTCCAAAAGAAAAAATATTCCTGCCAAGCTAAACGGGTGATCTGGGTAGAAGGATTATTCGCTCCGGAAACTCCCTGCGCAGCCGCAGAATTAAATCCTCCTAATGCAGGAGAAGTATAAGCCGCACTCTTTTGGAAAGTGTTATAGAACCAGATACCTGCCGTAAAAGTTCCCCAGCTTGTTTTTTCAAAATTATAATAGAATGCGTAGAATAAACCATCCGATCGTTTCATACCATTCTGTTCTTTTTTGAAACCTGGAACATCCCCGCCGCAAGTGGAACCGGTCGTAGGATTTCCCGCCATAAAGTTTGCCTGAGTATCATACGGACAAGCAGAGTTTAACGCGTCTGGAGAAGGAGCTGAGAACGGGCTTAAAGAACCTGAGGATCCTTGTCCCGCATAACCTGGTCCGGCTCCTCCCGGATACATTTGAAATCTTCCGTCATTATCTCTATCATTACGTTCCGTTAATTGAAAGTTTCCCCAAAACTGTACCTGGAAACCTTTTAACGGAGTATTAAAAGTTACGGTAGGCTGGTAAGAAGGAACGAATGTCATAGCTCTATAACTTTCGTTATTTCTGCGGTTAGCGATCTCTCCGGAGAAACTCAATCCCCGCCAGATAAAGTCCGTGACCACCTCATGTATCACTTCTATAGAAGTATCTCCTCCGTTGCCGTTACTGGATCCTGCGCTTGGACCGTACATATTCGGAGGACCGGTCTCGACATGCCCCTGGGGAACATCTGAAACTTTTTGCGGGGTCGTTTTTTTATCTAAGGTAGAAGTACCGGTATTCTGTTTTCCTTTTTCATAACTTACCTGAGCTACATTGTCCTTATCCACATAACGAACATAGTCATCATTCTCGGCAACCAATACCTTTTCATCATCTTCTAAGATGATCTTACCTCGGACTACCTGTCCGTTCTTTAAACGAACGAAATCGGCTGAGAATATTTCTCCGAAACCGAAAAGAAAAAACAGTCCTGCCGCGAAAGTAAGCGGACGCTTCGGCCAAACTCCAAGGAACATAATTTTGTCTCCAATATAAACTAGGGCGGGCACCCTATTCCCTCTCGATCTTTCCCAAGTACATAGAGCGGTCTTCTACGGGGCGAGAATCCTCAAGGAGACGAAAAGAAATGTTGATTTATATTAACTCGTCACTCAAAAAATTTTATTATGCGAAATATTGATAATTTATTTCTGAACGTTTGAAATGTTTCGAATAGTTCACATTTTCAACCTGGCCGGGATCAGGAAAATTTTGCCTTATTCTTTCCACACAATCACAACAAAGCCCGAATGAAAAACCAAAGCGCCCAGTATTTTTGTTTTCAAAGAGAGGTTTTCACTTTCTATTAAATAGAGAGTGGATCCCGAAAATACGAAACAAATGGACAAGGATCTCCAGAGGGAATTAGATGCGGCGAATCAAAGGATCTCCGAATTAGAGAAAAAAGTAGAAAAACTCTCTCGCTCGGAATCAGACAATCGTCTTTTGAGATCCTTGATCGATTACTCTCCTTCCGCAATCACGATCGTAAATTCGGAGACCGGGATCTTCGAGGTAGTTAATTCAACGGCTGAAATCCTTTTCGGATACACTAGAGAAGAATTCTTAAAATTAGGTCCCGCCGATATTTCTCCTCAATTCCAACCGGATGGAAAAACTTCCAAAGAATCCGCTTACGAAAAAATATCCCTCGCATTACAGGGACAAACTCCGGTATTTAGATGGGATCATTGCAATAAAAACAAAGAGATCATTCCTTGCGAAATACATTTAGTAAAGATCCCTGGTTCCAATAATCTAGTCCGCGGAAACATAATAGATCTCAGAAAAGAACTCGCAGCGGAAATTTTACTCAAGACCAGAGAAGAACAATTAGATCTCGTTATAAAAAGTGCAGACCTTGGATTTTGGGATTGGAATATTCCGAACGGGGTCGTAATACCCAATGAAAGATGTGCGGAGATCCTCGGATACACTTTGGAGGAGTTCCTACCCACCTCCGAATTTTGGAGATCCAGGATACATCCGGACGATCTGCCTCTCATAACGCAGGGATTGCAGGATCATATAGAAGGAAGATCCGAACTATTAGAGAGTGATTTCAGAATGTTATGCAAGGACGGATCTTGGAAATGGATCCGTTCTAGAGGAAAAGTTTGGGAGAGAGATAAGAACGGAGCCCCAGTTCGAGCCCTAGGCATCCATATAGATATTACGGAAAAAAGAGAAACGGAAAAGATCTTAGAAGAAAAGGAAAGCACCTTGGATCTCGCAGTACAAGGCGCTAATCTTGGTATATGGGATTATAATATTATAACAAACGAACATCATGTGGACGATAATTGGCTGAAGATGTTGGGTTATAATCCCGGAGAAATCGTACCCACATACGAATTTTGGAATGAGAGCCTTCATCCGGAAGACAGGGACAAAACAAACTCGGCCTGGCAAAGTTATGTTAAAGGAGAATTACCTTCTTATTCTGCGGCATTTCGTTTAAAATGTAAGGACAGTTCTTATAAATGGATCTTAACCAGAGGTAAAATAGCGGAGAATGATCCGGAAGGAAATCCGGTCAGAATGATCGGAATCCATATAGATATATCGGAACAAAAGCAGACAGAGGAAGAATTAAGAGAAACAAAACTTTTCTTAGACAGGGCCCAAAAAACGGCAAAGATAGGAAGCTGGGAATACGACATACCTTCCGGAAAGATGACGGCTTCCGAAGGTCTTTATCAAATATTAGAAACGAATGATAGAATGCTTGTACCTACATTCGACTATATGCATTCGAATGATAGAGAAAGAGTAGAAGAACATTTTAAAAGATCCGTAATAGAAGGGGTATCTTCAGAGATAGAATATAGATCCATCACACCTTCCGGAAAGGAGAAGATCCTTTTAAACAGGACCGACTTTCTAAAAGACTCCGAAGGAAAGGTGCTTAAACTTTTAGGAACGATCCAAGACATTAGCGACGAGATCAAAAGAAAAAAAGAAGAAGAATACAAAACGAACATAGAAAGACTCACTTCTTCCATTTCCACCGAGTTGATCAATCAACCTATATTAGAAATTGAAGAGGCAATCTCCAATGCGATCTTAAAGATCACCCAAACATTCAAAATGTCCAGGGGTAATTTAGTATTGTACGATACTGAAAAATTGACCAGGACTTTGGTATACGAGTTCATTGTTCCCGAAGCGAAAAACCAAGAGGCAAGCTGGCCTGCGGAAAGCCCGGTAGATCCGAATAATTTTCTCACAAAGAAGATCCTGGAAGGGGAAATAGTCACACTTCAACTGGAAGATTTTCCGGAATCGGATGCACGAAATAAAATGCAGTCTCTGCAAATTCAATTCTTGATCGCAGTTCCTCTTACCTTAGAAGGAAAAGTTGTCGGCGGTTTAGGAATGACTTCCGAAGTCCCTCTGAGGCAATTGGGAATGAAGTTCGGGGAATTCGAACTCGCGAACTTAAAAGCGATCGGAGAGACACTTACTAACGCAATAGAAAGAAAAAGAAAACATAGCGACCTGATCGCGGAAAGGGATCTTCTATCTGAGATCATGAAAACTTCAGTGGCAGCGATCACCGTATTAAATCCTCAGGGAGAAATTTTATACGCGAATCCTTCCGCAGAAAATGTTCTCGGACTAAGTTTGGATGAGATCCAAGAAAGAAAATACAATGCACCCGAGTGGAAAGCTACCTCTATAGACGGAGGAGAATGGACGGCAAACGATCAGCCGTTCATGAGGGTACTTACCTCCGGGCAGCCCGTATACGATGTCAGGCATGCAATAGAGGACGAATTAGGAAAAAAGAAATTTTTATCCATTAACGGAGCACCAATCAAGGATACTTCCGGAAAAATAAAAAATCTAGTCTTCCTAGTAACGGATATTACCGAATCACTTTCAGCCGAAAAGGCATTAAAGTTAAGCGAAGAAAGACTCAGACTTGCGTTAAACGCTTCCAAGATGGGAACTTGGAGCTGGAATTTAACGGATAGAACAGCTCATTGGTCCTTGGATACTGCTTCCATTTTCGGAAAAAATATAGAGGAGTTTGACACCAACACTTCCGTTTTCATGGATCTAGTACATCCGGACGATCAAAACCTGATCCGAAAATACGTAAGAGCGAGTCTATTAGGAAAAGATAATTCCCTCAATATAGAATATAGGATCTTTCATCCTGACGGGACTATCCATTGGCTGGAAGTCAAAGGCCAGGTATATCGGACACCGAAAAGAGTTGCCGCAAGAATGGCCGGGATAGTCGCAGATATCACCGACAGGAAAAAATCGGAGGAAAAATTAAAAGCAAGCGAGGCGAGGTTCCAAACCTTCTATAGATTTGCAAACGAGGCGATCATATTCTTAGATCCAAGAACGGAAAGTATCTTGGATACCAATCCCGCTTTTTTAAGAATATTCGGTTTTAACCAAAAAGACATTCATTCCGTTTCTCCGGTTTCCTTATTCACTCCCGATTCCTGGGCCACATTACATGCAAGAATACGTTCCTTCGAAAGTTCTGAAAATCTGGAGCTGAGAGCGATACGTTGGAACGGCCAAGTGTTTTCCGCAATAGGAAGCGTTCACTTTTATACGGAAAAAGAAACTTACGTAGCTGCAGTAAGCCTTCTAGATACTTCCGCCATCCAAGAGGTGGAAGAATTAAAAGTGATCAATGACGAGATCTCCGTCAGAAATAGACTGATAGAGATGCAAAAAAATGAGTTACAGGAAACATTAGAAAACCTTAAAAAAGCTCAGGCTCAGCTCATCCAATCCGAAAAGATGGCCGCCCTGGGGCAATTGATCGCAGGTGTGGCTCATGAGATCAATAATCCGATCGGGGCAGTACAAGCATCCAACCAAAATCTGCAGGAATGCCTGATCCGTTTTCAAACAATTCTACCTGATGTACAAAATGTATTAACCGGAATGAACTCGGAACAGGTGGAATCTTTCCGCGAATTTTTGAGTCTGGTCAGACAGCCAAAAGACCAACTGGCCGGAATGGAAGAAAGAAACGCCAAAAAAAGTATAGCAGTACAATTGAAAGAATTGAATATTCCTTCTCCTTACTCGATTGCGGATACCCTGACCGATATGGGATTTAGAGAATTGCCTAAGATAGCACTTCCATTCCTGGTCTGTGAGAAAGCAAGTGTGCTCTTGGAATATTCCGCACTGGAAGCATTCTTCTTTTCCAATACGAATACGATACAGATCGCCGTGGACCGGGTCTCTAAGATCTTATACGCTTTAAAAAACTTTTCTCATTTCGATACCACTTCGGAAAAGATCCCTGCATCCATTACTGAAAATATAGAAACGGTCCTCACGATCTATCAAAACCAGCTCAAAAAAGGGATCCAAATCTCCAAAGAATACGAAAATATTCCAAAAACATTATGTTATCCGGATGATCTCATTCATGTATGGACAAATTTGATCTATAACTCTTTACAAGCGATGGAATTCAGAGGGACAATCAAGATCAAGGTTTATCAAAAAGTGGACTCTATCATCGTGGAGATCATGGACAATGGACCTGGAATTCCTGAAAATATTCTGGATAAAATTTTCCAGCCATTTTTCACCACAAAACTTCCCGGAGAAGGAAGCGGTTTAGGACTGGATATTGTGAAAAAGATCGTAGAAAAACATGAAGGAAAGATAGAAGTAGAAACAAGACCCGGATTTACGATGTTCCGGATCCTGCTTCCTTTTTTAGAAGTTAAAGTTTAAACTTATCCACAGACTTCAAAAGTCCTTCCGATTGTTGGTGCATTTCACCCGAATAAGAAGTGAGATCATCCGCACCGGAAGCAACTTCCTGGGTTCCCTCCGAGATACTTACTATCGTTTTAGTGATCTCGTCAGTAGCCCTCTTCTGTTCTTGGACCGCTTCTTCTATCTGTAAACTGAAGCTCATTAAGAAATTCGCAGATTGATGAATGTCCTGTGTATTCTTCTCTTGGGTACGAACGGATTCCAGCACCTTCTTCGCAGATAATCCGAAGGAATCCACTGAGGTTCTCAATTTACGAAGTATATCACTCGCCTCTTTCACCTTAGTGTTCCCGTTATGGACCGCATTATTCGTGGAATCCACAAGCTCTCCTATCTCCTGCACGGAAGAAGAAGTCTGAGACGCAAGCTTACTGATCTCTTCTGCAACTACAGCAAACCCTTTACCTGCTTCTCCTGCTCTTGCAGCTTCGATTGCAGCATTCAATGCAAGAAGATTTGTTTTTTCAGAAATTTCAGTGATAATGGATAAGATCTCGTTAATACGACTCGCACTTTCTCCAATCTCATCCATAGCCTGATTCGTTGCACCCATCGCATTCTCACCGGTAACTGCTCGTTCCTGGGATTCGGATGCGACTTGAGATAATGTTTGCATCTCGTTGTTAATGGTGCCTATCTGCTCACGAAGAAGAACTACGTTCGTATCTATCTCCTTCATATTCTCGATCGCCTTTTCCATGGATCTACGAACATTCTCCGCGGATGCGGCAAGTTCTTCTACTGCTGCTGATGATTCTTCCGCTGCAGAAGCTTGTGCCTGGGCTACATCCGAGAAGTTACGACTGGATTCCGCCATTTGATCAGAAGTGCTGTTTAACTTGGTTGAAGAAGTTTTGATATCCAAGATGATCTTGGAAAGATTCACCTTCATCATATCCATTGACTTGAGTAGTTTTCCTATCTCATCTTCTCTTGCTATTTCTATATGAGAAGTCAAATCCCCATCCGCTATTTTCTCAGAGAAACCGATCGCTTCCAAGAGTCCTAAAGTAATGAGTCGATTGAAAATCAAATTCAGAATGATCAGTATCACTACCATGATCACAAGTGAAGACAAAATTGTCTGCAGGATCACCCCTCTCATATCGGACCAAAAGATAGAATCAGGGATGGATACTTCTACGGCCCAAGGTTTATCATAATTTCCTAATAAAAATGGAAAAAAGTATCTGGTATGACCCGCACCTTTTATCTGAAAGTCCTCTCCTTTTAAACTCAGTTCTTTTACTTGGGCACGTATATTCTCATCCGGAATTGCCTTACCAACTAAAGAAGGATCTCCTCCATTTGCGGCATAGAGTCCGTCCGGCGATACTAGGGCCAAATAACCTTCTCCCCTAAATGGTCGGATCGGCCCCAGTAATTCCTGCAGATTTTCCATGGCGATATCCGTTCCAACTGTTCCTACGAACTTTCCACCTCGTAAGATTGGCTTAACCATGGAAACCATAAGAACATCTTTTCCGCTCACCGAATATACGTACGGATCCGAGATAAAATCTTTTTGGGTCTTTTTAGGAATTCTATAATAAAAGCTGATCGTATCATCCACGTCATAAGATTCTGCGAATGTGATCTTTAAATCGCCGGTTGCCCTATTCCAGTAAGGAATAAACCTGCCGGTCGCATCATGATAAGGAGTATTCTTATATCTTGCATCCTGCCCGTCGAAAGCGTTGGGCTCATATAACACCCAGGTCCCGAAAAAATGAGAATCGGTTTCGGCTAACTTCTTAAGGGAAGAGATCATCTCTTCTCTATTAGGATGAGAAGTTTCCAGCATAAATTGAAAACCTCTTAAAGATCCTAAAACTGAATTTAAAAAATTTGAAATTTCATACTGATAACGTTTACCGGCCATGGTAGATCCTGAATCCACCTGAGACTTTAAACTGAAATAAGAGGAAAATGAATTGATACCCGCCAGAACAAAAGAGCCTGTCAAAAGTACGATCGCTAAGTAGAGTGAAATCCTGTATCTGATACTCATAGTAAAAGCCCTAAATTATATTTTATTCTGATTTTGGAAAGGAGAAGCGAAAGATAGTGCAGCCGGGTTCACTTTCCCAATTCCAACTGCCTCCGTATTTTTTGGAAATGGAAGCCGCAACCGCAAGTCCTATACCTGCGCCTTCTCCTTCCGATTTTCCGGAAGATAAAACTTCTCCAACTTGTTCTCTGATGTTCTTAGGAATACCGGAACCGCTGTCTTCCACTTCACAGACAATTTTTGATTCCGCATCATAGATACTTACTCTAAGTTTTCCTTCCCCGGACATTGCCTGGTATGCGTTATCCACTATCTGCGTCCAAAGCCGTACCAAATCTTCCGGGATACATCTCATGGTCGCTTCGGAAATATAATTTCTTTCGACAGTGACCCTGTTCCCGCCGGCACCTTCATATACTCCGAGCACAACTTCCATCGTATCCGAAACCTTTACCCATCTTTCTTTGTCTTCTTTCGCGGTCCCTGAATAGGTTTCTAATGCGGACACAATTTTATACATTCTATCTGTGGATCTATGAATGACTTCTTCCGAAATTTCCAGTCCTCTGACCGCCATTAAAAATTCGGAGATACGCTCCCATTCGGAACATCTGCATAATTGAAGAATGAATTCAGGGCAATCCGAAAACCCTAACTCGGCTACGACGGCCGCCTTATCCCCGGCATCCTCTATTTGTTCCTGCCTTAAGAAAGCTTCTATGGAATGCCTGGTTTCCCTGAACTTTTTACCGATCTGTTCTTTATGATTTTCTAATGTTCTCTTTAAGGTGATATTAAAAAACTCCCTTTCCATCTCGTCTGCTTGGGTTAGGTATTCGAAAAGAAAAGGCAGAAGTATCGTAATTCTTTTTACGTAAAAGGAAATATTCTCCCTGGACGCTCCGATCGCTCCGAGTGGATTATTGATCTGGTGGCTGACAGCGCCGGAGATCCTGCCTATCGCAGCTAATCTTTCGTTCCTAAGTAAGGTTTCTTGAGCGGTTTTTAATTCCCCTAAGGTGACTTCCAATTCTTCTTTTTGAAGGCGGATAATTTCGTTACGTGAATAAATTTCGGCAGATTCTCTTAAGATCTTTTCCGATCGGATCTGTTGATCGATCGCGACCAGTAACTTCTCCTTCATATTTTCCAATGTTGTAAAAAGATGATGGATCTCATCCTGAAATTTCCTAGTAGGGATCTGAGCGGAATAATTCCCTGCTCCCAAAGAATCTGCAAATGTGGTCGCTTCGGATAAACCTTCCGAGACGTATTTACAAAAGAATCTGTCCAGAAAATACAGACATACGGGTAAAAGCGCAAACGTGATCAGCAAACATCTTAGAATGATAGGTCCCAGATCATTCCAAAGGACCGAGTCCGGAACATAAACTTCGATCGCCCAGTTCTTTCCATAAGTTCCCATACTGAATGGAAATATGTAGGAGTTCCCACCTTCTACCGGATAAGCGAAAGGTTGTCCGGAAGCTAAGGATTTTTGGATGGAATCTTTTACTTCAGGAGTTCCAGCATTCTTTCCCTGCAAAATTCCTTTGGCACCATGGACCGCATATTTTCCACCTGGAGAGATCAATGCCAAATGTCCGTCACCGAACGGTCTTTTGGAGAATAATTCTTCCTCCAGATCGGAAAGTTTTAGGTCCAGGCCTACGATCCCTATAAATCTTCCCTCACGGCTGATCGGCCGGATCAAGGAGATCATAAAAATATTCACTCCTTCTAACGGATAAAAATAAGGTTCTCCGACAAAGTCGCTTAACGTGGCTTTCGGGATCTGGTAGTAGTTACCGCTTTCGTCGGTATTATCATAATAAACACTTTCTTCTAAACTGATCTCATCCGGATCCTTAATACTTCTATGAAAGTATGGAACAAATCTACCCATAGAGTTGGAACCTTTACGCCCGACAAACGAAGCGTCCTTTCCATCAAAAAGATTCGGTTCGAAAACCGCACCGGCCCCTAAAAATCTTTTATCATTCTGAAAAAGATCCACTAGATCTTTTTCAACGGAAGCGCGAGAAGGACGAGTAAGTTCCCAGCGAGTTTTAGCTTCTCCCACTTTGTTAATTGCTTCGGAGAAAATTTTACGCACTTCGAAGGATGCACCTTCCGCTTTTGCAAACGCAGCTTCTTGGGAAGAAACTTTGGAATCATAAAATGCGGCTGCGGCCACTAACATAGTTAGCAGAACTGAGAATGCAAATAGAACAATAGCGCAATAAAGAGAGAAGCGCGTTCGAAGGCTCATTATGCCCCCCTATTTATTTAAGGGCTGAGGTGATAGTGGTTACTAATTCTTTTTCGTCCCAGGGCTTTTTCAAGTAGCTGTATAAATTGATCTCTTTTTTTAAAGCTTC from Leptospira dzoumogneensis harbors:
- a CDS encoding methyl-accepting chemotaxis protein; this encodes MSIRFRISLYLSIVLLSGSVILTVINSIGSYFSLKYQVEDGSRMAGERFAYEVKDFLDSALGSLRGTQFILESSKPAREEVVAALWKLVEANQYYFGTWVVFEPNGFDGQDARFKNKPPYHDGTGRFVPYINKSKGAVTVEPVIYYENLDESGAFYTVPKKTLHDFVADPFSYPVGGKDVLMVSLVKPVFRGGSFSGVVGIDLAMENLQELLGPIKPFRGEGYLTLVSPNGTYAANGKDPSLVGKKNPDEEWLKQITEGIAKGKPFSLHGGGEGHHFFPFLLGNYDKPWAVEVSIPDSIFWSDMRGVILQTILSSLVIMVVILIILNLIFNRLITLGLLEAIGFSEKIADGDLTSHIEIAREDEIGKLLKSMDMMKVNLSKIILDIKTSSTKLNSTSDQMAESSRNFSDVAQAQASAAEESSAAVEELAASAENVRRSMEKAIENMKEIDTNVVLLREQIGTINNEMQTLSQVASESQERAVTGENAMGATNQAMDEIGESASRINEILSIITEISEKTNLLALNAAIEAARAGEAGKGFAVVAEEISKLASQTSSSVQEIGELVDSTNNAVHNGNTKVKEASDILRKLRTSVDSFGLSAKKVLESVRTQEKNTQDIHQSANFLMSFSLQIEEAVQEQKRATDEITKTIVSISEGTQEVASGADDLTSYSGEMHQQSEGLLKSVDKFKL
- a CDS encoding LA_0442/LA_0875 N-terminal domain-containing protein; amino-acid sequence: MFLGVWPKRPLTFAAGLFFLFGFGEIFSADFVRLKNGQVVRGKIILEDDEKVLVAENDDYVRYVDKDNVAQVSYEKGKQNTGTSTLDKKTTPQKVSDVPQGHVETGPPNMYGPSAGSSNGNGGDTSIEVIHEVVTDFIWRGLSFSGEIANRRNNESYRAMTFVPSYQPTVTFNTPLKGFQVQFWGNFQLTERNDRDNDGRFQMYPGGAGPGYAGQGSSGSLSPFSAPSPDALNSACPYDTQANFMAGNPTTGSTCGGDVPGFKKEQNGMKRSDGLFYAFYYNFEKTSWGTFTAGIWFYNTFQKSAAYTSPALGGFNSAAAQGVSGANNPSTQITRLAWQEYFFFWKLPFLQWANPTISFYTQFSQENAGLMAGKNYLSLTMGHEFFEGNFFRILPQVNIGYAMSNNIVDNRYGIQDITSTITFFFGKFFVKAADVYRPNLYMYDTDNYYGATGGYVNTTSKDGKIVDPGKVNGPANQLVLDFINSSTSIPDQLRQSVRESYLLQKIPSHLVWFSIGFSQNF
- a CDS encoding PAS domain-containing protein — protein: MDKDLQRELDAANQRISELEKKVEKLSRSESDNRLLRSLIDYSPSAITIVNSETGIFEVVNSTAEILFGYTREEFLKLGPADISPQFQPDGKTSKESAYEKISLALQGQTPVFRWDHCNKNKEIIPCEIHLVKIPGSNNLVRGNIIDLRKELAAEILLKTREEQLDLVIKSADLGFWDWNIPNGVVIPNERCAEILGYTLEEFLPTSEFWRSRIHPDDLPLITQGLQDHIEGRSELLESDFRMLCKDGSWKWIRSRGKVWERDKNGAPVRALGIHIDITEKRETEKILEEKESTLDLAVQGANLGIWDYNIITNEHHVDDNWLKMLGYNPGEIVPTYEFWNESLHPEDRDKTNSAWQSYVKGELPSYSAAFRLKCKDSSYKWILTRGKIAENDPEGNPVRMIGIHIDISEQKQTEEELRETKLFLDRAQKTAKIGSWEYDIPSGKMTASEGLYQILETNDRMLVPTFDYMHSNDRERVEEHFKRSVIEGVSSEIEYRSITPSGKEKILLNRTDFLKDSEGKVLKLLGTIQDISDEIKRKKEEEYKTNIERLTSSISTELINQPILEIEEAISNAILKITQTFKMSRGNLVLYDTEKLTRTLVYEFIVPEAKNQEASWPAESPVDPNNFLTKKILEGEIVTLQLEDFPESDARNKMQSLQIQFLIAVPLTLEGKVVGGLGMTSEVPLRQLGMKFGEFELANLKAIGETLTNAIERKRKHSDLIAERDLLSEIMKTSVAAITVLNPQGEILYANPSAENVLGLSLDEIQERKYNAPEWKATSIDGGEWTANDQPFMRVLTSGQPVYDVRHAIEDELGKKKFLSINGAPIKDTSGKIKNLVFLVTDITESLSAEKALKLSEERLRLALNASKMGTWSWNLTDRTAHWSLDTASIFGKNIEEFDTNTSVFMDLVHPDDQNLIRKYVRASLLGKDNSLNIEYRIFHPDGTIHWLEVKGQVYRTPKRVAARMAGIVADITDRKKSEEKLKASEARFQTFYRFANEAIIFLDPRTESILDTNPAFLRIFGFNQKDIHSVSPVSLFTPDSWATLHARIRSFESSENLELRAIRWNGQVFSAIGSVHFYTEKETYVAAVSLLDTSAIQEVEELKVINDEISVRNRLIEMQKNELQETLENLKKAQAQLIQSEKMAALGQLIAGVAHEINNPIGAVQASNQNLQECLIRFQTILPDVQNVLTGMNSEQVESFREFLSLVRQPKDQLAGMEERNAKKSIAVQLKELNIPSPYSIADTLTDMGFRELPKIALPFLVCEKASVLLEYSALEAFFFSNTNTIQIAVDRVSKILYALKNFSHFDTTSEKIPASITENIETVLTIYQNQLKKGIQISKEYENIPKTLCYPDDLIHVWTNLIYNSLQAMEFRGTIKIKVYQKVDSIIVEIMDNGPGIPENILDKIFQPFFTTKLPGEGSGLGLDIVKKIVEKHEGKIEVETRPGFTMFRILLPFLEVKV